In one window of Microbacterium dextranolyticum DNA:
- the holA gene encoding DNA polymerase III subunit delta, translating into MPPADRRPASRGGARAAASVIPQISWRSPQPAPIVLVSGPEEVCAERAIAGIRDYLRAEDDSLEVSDLRADDYAAGSLLGLTSPSLFGEPRLVRVSGVEKCSDAFLSEAIAYLDAPQDGATVVLRHTGASVRGKKLLDAIRAGTGGGVEIACAAVKRDSDRFDFAAGEFQAAHKRIAPIALRALVGAFSDDLTELAAACQQLIADVPGDITEQIVERYYGGRVETSAFTVADTAIAGRYGDALVALRHALASGADPVPLVAAIASKLRTMARVAGSREPARALATRLGMKDWQVDRARRDLTGWNETSLGIAIQAAARADAEVKGASRDPVFAVERLVTVIATREPFGA; encoded by the coding sequence ATGCCGCCTGCTGACCGTCGCCCCGCATCTCGCGGGGGAGCACGCGCGGCAGCGTCCGTCATCCCGCAGATCTCGTGGCGTTCTCCGCAGCCGGCGCCGATCGTGCTCGTCTCGGGTCCTGAAGAGGTGTGCGCGGAGCGCGCGATCGCCGGCATCCGTGACTACCTGCGCGCCGAGGACGACAGCCTCGAGGTGTCGGATCTGCGCGCCGACGATTACGCCGCGGGGAGCCTTCTCGGCCTCACGTCGCCGTCGCTGTTCGGCGAGCCGCGCCTCGTGCGCGTCTCGGGTGTCGAGAAGTGCTCCGACGCGTTCCTGAGCGAGGCGATCGCCTATCTCGACGCCCCCCAGGACGGCGCGACGGTCGTGCTGCGCCATACCGGAGCGAGCGTCCGGGGCAAGAAGCTGCTCGATGCGATCCGCGCCGGCACCGGCGGCGGCGTCGAGATCGCGTGCGCTGCCGTCAAGCGCGATTCCGACCGGTTCGACTTCGCCGCCGGGGAGTTCCAGGCCGCGCACAAGCGGATCGCACCGATCGCGCTGCGCGCTTTGGTCGGGGCGTTCTCGGACGACCTGACGGAGCTCGCCGCGGCATGCCAGCAGCTCATCGCCGACGTTCCCGGAGACATCACCGAGCAGATCGTCGAGCGCTACTACGGCGGCCGGGTGGAGACCTCGGCGTTCACCGTCGCCGACACCGCCATCGCCGGACGGTACGGCGACGCGCTCGTCGCGCTGCGTCACGCGCTGGCCAGCGGCGCCGATCCCGTTCCGCTGGTCGCGGCGATCGCCTCGAAGCTGCGGACCATGGCGCGGGTCGCGGGCTCGCGTGAGCCGGCGCGCGCCCTCGCGACGCGGCTCGGGATGAAGGACTGGCAGGTCGACCGCGCGCGTCGGGATCTCACCGGCTGGAACGAGACCTCACTCGGGATTGCGATCCAGGCCGCTGCGCGCGCCGACGCCGAGGTCAAGGGTGCCTCGCGCGACCCGGTGTTTGCCGTTGAGCGACTCGTCACCGTCATCGCCACTCGGGAACCCTTCGGCGCCTGA